The proteins below come from a single Rhodohalobacter sp. SW132 genomic window:
- a CDS encoding two-component regulator propeller domain-containing protein, with product MDHRKRNTFCHYGVIVRVIVAHLLAGARAIAQDVSFRYLTMDDGLSQNAVYSILKDSQGFMWFGISVQFVREQCVRGMSAKTYNPEEERGAGDRLGLSLTIEII from the coding sequence TTGGATCATAGAAAACGGAATACATTTTGCCATTACGGCGTCATAGTGCGGGTTATTGTGGCTCATTTGCTCGCGGGGGCTCGTGCAATTGCACAAGATGTAAGCTTCCGATACCTCACCATGGATGACGGCCTCTCCCAAAATGCCGTGTACTCCATCCTGAAGGATAGCCAAGGCTTTATGTGGTTTGGGATCAGTGTTCAGTTTGTCAGAGAGCAGTGTGTCAGAGGGATGTCTGCCAAAACTTACAATCCAGAAGAGGAAAGGGGTGCAGGGGACCGGCTTGGGCTGAGTTTAACCATTGAAATTATTTAA